One segment of Natronosalvus halobius DNA contains the following:
- a CDS encoding NAD(P)-dependent alcohol dehydrogenase, producing MQAFVMNEIGETGLAEKEEPEAGPTDAILRPTKGLICTSDVHTVHGAIGDRENLTLGHEVVGIVEEVGEAVESFEPGDRAVVGAITPDWGSEAAQDDHPSQSNGALGGWKFANVKDGTFAEYAHVNEADANLAHIPDDVSDEEAVYTTDMMSTGFMGAEHADIPIGGTVAVFAQGPVGLMATKGAALQGAGQILAVESVPERQELAEHYGATEIVDFEEHDPVERIRELTDDRGVDAAIEALGSSATLEQCVAVTRPGGKISNIGYHGEGEYVNVPREEWGVGMAEKDIVTGLCPGGRLRLRRLLRLLDAGLVDPTPMTTHEFDFDEIEEAFRLMESKEDGIIKPLIHFD from the coding sequence ATGCAAGCGTTCGTGATGAATGAGATCGGCGAAACCGGACTCGCCGAGAAAGAGGAACCGGAAGCAGGCCCGACCGACGCAATTCTTCGTCCGACGAAGGGGCTCATCTGCACATCCGACGTACACACGGTTCACGGCGCAATCGGCGATCGGGAAAACCTCACGCTCGGTCACGAGGTCGTCGGCATCGTCGAGGAGGTCGGCGAGGCCGTGGAGTCATTCGAGCCGGGCGACCGCGCTGTCGTCGGTGCGATCACCCCAGACTGGGGGTCGGAAGCGGCCCAGGACGACCACCCGTCGCAGTCGAACGGCGCCCTCGGTGGGTGGAAGTTCGCGAACGTGAAAGACGGCACGTTCGCGGAGTACGCTCATGTCAACGAGGCGGACGCAAACCTGGCCCACATTCCCGACGACGTCAGCGACGAGGAGGCGGTGTACACTACTGACATGATGAGCACGGGGTTCATGGGTGCCGAACACGCCGACATCCCCATCGGTGGGACCGTCGCGGTGTTCGCCCAGGGTCCCGTGGGCCTCATGGCCACCAAAGGTGCGGCACTCCAGGGGGCAGGACAGATCCTCGCGGTCGAATCGGTCCCGGAACGCCAGGAACTCGCCGAACACTACGGAGCGACGGAGATAGTCGACTTCGAGGAGCACGATCCCGTCGAGCGAATCCGTGAACTGACCGACGACAGGGGCGTCGATGCCGCCATCGAAGCCCTTGGTTCCTCGGCGACGCTCGAGCAGTGCGTCGCGGTGACCAGGCCCGGCGGGAAGATTTCGAACATCGGCTATCACGGCGAGGGCGAGTACGTGAACGTCCCGCGTGAGGAGTGGGGCGTCGGCATGGCCGAAAAGGACATCGTCACCGGCCTCTGTCCCGGCGGTCGGCTCCGACTGCGACGGCTCTTACGACTCCTCGATGCGGGGCTGGTCGATCCAACGCCGATGACTACCCACGAGTTCGACTTCGACGAAATTGAAGAGGCGTTCCGGCTGATGGAGAGCAAAGAGGATGGGATCATCAAACCGCTAATTCACTTCGACTAG
- a CDS encoding MFS transporter: MSEATTLKQGIREHLGQFSLHVLLVFATGLTIGSERTVVPVLGEDVLGVESFLVIGSFVVSFGFVKALLNLYAGKWGEEYGRKPVLVLGWLTALPIPIILIYAPSWSWITVGNVLLGINQALTWSMAINAKIDLASPDQRGLAVGIDEAFGYTGVAAGAWITGVIAGRTSLRPEPFYFLAVVVVLALLISILLIKETVHLAQLEGDDDHHDANLPFNEVLKRATYGDRTLFAAAQAGHIENFVDTLFWVAVPLYLTSQGLAIEAVGVVVGVHSAMYFLQIGTGGLADRIGRRPPVIAGMFLAGAGVLGMVFVEGYLPWAVLAAVSGLGMALLYPNLMTVPGDAAHPSWRSAGMGVYRMWRDAGYGVGAILIGLAMQFVNAEAAFYMTAILMFVSGAIVYLWMEETHPEFGTHEPPAPATKPATRPASED; encoded by the coding sequence ATGAGCGAGGCAACTACACTGAAACAGGGGATTCGCGAACACCTCGGGCAGTTCTCGCTGCACGTCCTGTTGGTGTTCGCAACGGGACTGACGATTGGTTCCGAGCGCACCGTCGTACCCGTTTTGGGCGAGGACGTACTCGGCGTCGAGTCGTTTCTCGTCATCGGCTCGTTCGTCGTCTCCTTCGGCTTCGTCAAGGCCCTACTCAACCTCTACGCCGGGAAGTGGGGCGAGGAGTACGGTCGCAAGCCGGTGCTCGTGCTCGGTTGGCTCACCGCGTTACCGATCCCGATAATCCTCATCTACGCCCCCAGCTGGAGCTGGATCACCGTCGGGAACGTTCTGCTCGGGATCAACCAGGCGCTGACCTGGAGCATGGCGATCAACGCCAAGATCGATCTTGCGAGCCCCGACCAGCGCGGGCTCGCCGTCGGCATCGACGAGGCGTTCGGCTACACCGGCGTCGCCGCTGGCGCCTGGATCACGGGCGTCATCGCCGGCCGGACGAGCCTCCGACCGGAGCCGTTCTACTTCCTCGCGGTCGTCGTAGTGCTCGCCCTCCTCATCTCCATTTTGCTCATCAAGGAAACGGTTCACCTCGCACAGTTGGAGGGGGACGACGACCACCACGACGCGAACCTCCCCTTCAATGAGGTGCTGAAGCGGGCAACGTACGGCGACCGAACGCTGTTCGCCGCGGCGCAGGCCGGCCACATCGAGAACTTCGTCGACACGCTGTTCTGGGTCGCGGTGCCGCTCTATCTCACGAGTCAGGGGCTCGCGATCGAAGCCGTTGGCGTCGTCGTCGGTGTCCACAGCGCGATGTACTTCCTCCAGATTGGCACCGGCGGCCTCGCCGATCGCATCGGACGGCGTCCGCCGGTCATCGCGGGGATGTTCCTCGCGGGAGCAGGCGTCCTCGGCATGGTGTTCGTCGAGGGCTATCTCCCGTGGGCCGTCCTGGCCGCAGTCTCCGGGCTGGGAATGGCGTTACTCTATCCGAATCTGATGACCGTCCCCGGCGACGCCGCTCACCCGTCGTGGCGGTCGGCGGGAATGGGCGTCTACCGGATGTGGCGGGACGCGGGCTACGGGGTCGGCGCAATCCTGATCGGCCTCGCGATGCAGTTCGTGAACGCCGAAGCCGCGTTCTACATGACGGCAATTTTGATGTTCGTCTCCGGCGCGATCGTCTACCTGTGGATGGAAGAGACCCACCCCGAGTTCGGAACGCACGAGCCACCTGCGCCAGCTACCAAACCAGCCACTCGGCCAGCGTCTGAAGACTAG
- a CDS encoding MBL fold metallo-hydrolase: protein MSKIRPKQLGNRLQTDTDDLLVLDIRHTEEYDDWHIPDSINVDVYDELANNPNTAKEALATLPDEKEIVTVCAAGVVSQTATDVLEELGYEAATLTDGMNGWSRVHRSAPVPTTLDGTLVQVARPGKGCLSHVLISDGEAAVFDPSHYLEEYEEILDDHDAELVSVFDTHAHADHVSGGAELAERHGVPYYLHLKDALAIDATPVEDGETVEVGSVAIEVIHTPGHSEGSVSFDIDDEALVTGDTLFHESVGRVELGVEAGIEDSDAEANAATLYESLQRLLDRPDDAVVLPAHDSGSPEPPVTATLGEVRERNTDLERDREAFVETLASDIPDHPPNFERVKRTNVGQEDIPDDELSELELGPNRCAAE, encoded by the coding sequence ATGTCGAAGATTCGTCCCAAGCAACTCGGTAACCGGTTGCAGACCGATACAGATGATCTGCTCGTGCTCGATATCCGTCACACGGAGGAGTACGACGACTGGCATATCCCGGATAGCATCAACGTCGACGTCTACGACGAACTGGCCAACAACCCCAATACGGCGAAGGAGGCCCTCGCAACCCTCCCCGACGAGAAGGAGATTGTTACCGTCTGTGCTGCGGGCGTCGTCTCGCAAACCGCAACGGATGTGCTCGAAGAACTCGGGTACGAGGCTGCGACGCTCACGGACGGGATGAACGGGTGGAGTCGCGTTCACCGGAGCGCGCCCGTCCCGACCACCCTCGACGGAACGCTCGTCCAGGTCGCTCGTCCGGGAAAGGGGTGTCTCTCTCACGTCCTGATTTCCGACGGTGAAGCGGCCGTGTTCGATCCCTCACACTACCTCGAGGAGTACGAGGAGATTCTCGACGACCACGATGCTGAACTCGTCAGTGTCTTCGATACGCACGCACACGCCGACCACGTCTCCGGCGGTGCGGAACTCGCCGAACGCCACGGCGTTCCGTACTATCTCCACCTGAAGGATGCACTCGCTATCGACGCGACCCCGGTCGAAGACGGAGAGACGGTCGAAGTCGGGAGCGTTGCCATCGAGGTTATTCACACGCCCGGCCACAGCGAGGGAAGCGTCTCGTTCGATATCGACGACGAGGCGCTCGTTACGGGCGATACGCTCTTTCACGAAAGCGTCGGCCGCGTCGAACTCGGCGTCGAAGCCGGTATCGAGGATTCCGACGCCGAAGCGAACGCCGCGACGCTCTACGAGAGTCTCCAGCGGCTGCTGGACCGCCCGGACGACGCAGTCGTCCTCCCGGCACACGATTCCGGGTCGCCCGAACCCCCGGTGACCGCGACGCTAGGCGAAGTTCGAGAACGGAACACCGACCTCGAACGCGACCGGGAAGCGTTCGTCGAGACGCTCGCCTCGGATATTCCGGATCACCCGCCGAACTTCGAACGCGTCAAGCGAACGAACGTCGGGCAGGAAGACATCCCCGACGATGAGTTGTCCGAACTCGAGCTGGGTCCAAACCGCTGTGCTGCCGAGTAA
- a CDS encoding helix-turn-helix domain-containing protein — protein MSLYEASFRVKHECPYREISEHYPDLTIREWYLSDCQVIEITSPELPAAELLEEIDNLGTILHKSIDSSGLHVVTQSCLCSLEDSIIERFEEYNCLYQPPTIHRQGWEHYTVIAFDEGDVRALLHDLEANRDIEVLSKTAITEQQIPHSMLAPVDQLFEDVTERQLAALRLALESGYYEQPRKTSLRELADQTAVARSTFEEHLRKAENKFLTNAGQFLRLVTATSSSDPLQIEKTRQSEQIAD, from the coding sequence ATGAGTCTCTACGAGGCCTCCTTCCGGGTCAAACACGAGTGTCCATATCGGGAGATCTCGGAACACTACCCGGACCTCACAATCCGCGAGTGGTACCTGAGCGACTGCCAGGTAATCGAGATCACGTCCCCGGAATTGCCAGCTGCCGAACTCCTCGAAGAAATCGACAATCTGGGGACGATCCTTCACAAGTCGATTGATTCGTCCGGTCTCCACGTCGTCACACAATCTTGCCTCTGTTCATTAGAGGACTCCATCATCGAACGGTTCGAGGAATACAACTGTCTGTACCAGCCGCCGACGATCCACCGGCAGGGCTGGGAGCACTACACGGTGATCGCGTTCGACGAGGGTGACGTCCGGGCTCTCCTTCACGATCTTGAGGCCAATCGAGACATCGAAGTCCTCTCGAAGACGGCGATTACAGAGCAGCAAATCCCTCACAGTATGTTGGCTCCGGTCGATCAGTTGTTCGAAGACGTGACTGAACGACAGCTGGCCGCGCTTCGGCTTGCCCTCGAGAGCGGGTACTACGAGCAACCACGGAAGACGTCACTCCGGGAATTGGCCGATCAGACGGCCGTTGCTCGCTCGACGTTCGAAGAGCACCTCCGAAAAGCGGAGAACAAATTCCTCACTAACGCCGGCCAGTTCTTACGGCTCGTCACTGCCACTTCGTCGTCCGATCCGCTCCAGATTGAAAAGACGCGGCAGTCGGAACAGATTGCCGACTAG